A window from Fragaria vesca subsp. vesca linkage group LG5, FraVesHawaii_1.0, whole genome shotgun sequence encodes these proteins:
- the LOC101309931 gene encoding probable cytochrome c At4g10040-like: MASFAEAPPGDAKVGEKIFRTKCAQCHTVDKGAGHKQGPNLNGLFGRQSGTTPGYSYSAANKNMAVQWEEKTLYDYLLNPKKYIPGTKMVFPGLKKPQDRADLIAYLKQSTA; encoded by the exons ATGGCGTCGTTCGCTGAAGCTCCTCCCGGAGATGCCAAGGTCGGAGAGAAGATCTTCAGGACCAAGTGCGCTCAGTGCCACACCGTCGACAAAGGCGCCGGCCACAAGCAGG GACCCAATTTGAATGGCCTGTTTGGGAGGCAGTCTGGAACAACACCTGGGTACTCTTACTCCGCTGCTAACAAGAACATGGCTGTGCAGTGGGAGGAGAAGACATTGTATGACTATTTGCTGAATCCCAAGAAG TACATTCCTGGAACCAAGATGGTCTTCCCTGGATTGAAGAAGCCACAGGACCGTGCTGACCTCATTGCCTATTTGAAGCAATCAACTGCATAG
- the LOC101310514 gene encoding thioredoxin domain-containing protein 9-like produces MDPDAVKSTLQNLAFGNVMAAAARNYQKELLAGEKAPATSSADQEVDLDELMDDPELEILHADRIAALKREAEKREALKRQGHGEYREITEGDFLGEVTGSENTICHFYHREFYRCKIMDKHLKTLALKHVDTKFIKLDAENAPFFVTKLGVKTLPCVVIFRKGVAVDRLIGFIDMGGKDDFSTRALEVVLTKKGIISEKKEEEDEHDDYLEGGRRTVRSSVNHDSDSD; encoded by the exons ATGGATCCGGATGCAGTCAAATCCACTCTCCAAAACCTAGCCTTTGGAAATGTAATGGCCGCCGCTGCCCGCAATTACCAGAAGGAATTGCTCGCCGGGGAGAAAGCCCCCGCCACCAGCTCCGCCGACCAGGAGGTCGACCTTGACGAGCTCATGGAT GATCCTGAGCTGGAAATATTGCACGCGGATCGCATCGCAGCGCTAAAG AGAGAAGCTGAGAAGAGGGAAGCGTTGAAGAGGCAAGGGCATGGAGAGTATAGGGAAATTACTGAGGGGGATTTCTTGGGGGAAGTTACCGGGAGTGAAAACACCATCTGCCACTTTTACCATAGAGAGTTTTATAGATGCAA GATAATGGATAAGCATTTGAAGACTCTTGCTTTAAAGCATGTTGATACCAAGTTTATCAAGCTGGATGCTGAG AATGCACCTTTCTTCGTCACCAAGCTAGGAGTCAAAACTCTGCCTTGTGTCGTAATATTCAG AAAAGGAGTTGCTGTGGATAGGCTGATTGGATTCATTGATATGGGTGGAAAAGATGATTTCAGCACAAGGGCACTTGAGGTTGTCCTAACCAAGAAAG GTATAATTAGTGAGAAGAAGGAAGAAGAAGACGAACATGATGATTATCTTGAAGGTGGTCGCAGGACAGTAAGATCCTCTGTGAATCATGATTCTGATTCAGACTGA
- the LOC101310799 gene encoding periodic tryptophan protein 1 homolog — protein MISAISWVPKGVSKPVPAVAEPPTQEEIDELIKSGILDKSGGGGSDEDNEGEMEVEETTGEGGQVSHALEVAKALGRAEKVTKSGSKYDDITEGLKELDMDHYDDEDDDGIDLFSGGFGDLYYPSNDMDPYLKKEKDDDEDSEDSEDMTIRPNDSVIVCARNEDDISQLEIWLYTETEDGESDVYVHHDIIISAFPLCTAWLDCPLKGGDRGNFIAVGLMGEPTIEIWDLDIIDEVQPCVVLGGIAEKKKKKGKKTSIKYKEDSHTDSVLGLAWNKEYRNILASASADKQVKIWDVATGKCNITMEHHTDKVQAVAWNHFSPQVLLSGSFDHSIVLKDGRVPTHSGYKWTVTADVESLAWDPHTEHSFVVSLEDGTVQGFDIRAATSAPTSESKPSFTLHAHNKAVCGISYNPLAPNLLATGSTDKMVKLWDLSNNQPSCIASMNPKAGAVFSISFSQDNPFLLAMGGSKGKLEVWDTSYDAAVAQRFGKYIKKSRPQSAA, from the exons ATGATATCAGCAATTTCCTGGGTGCCCAAAGGAGTTTCAAAGCCCGTCCCCGCAGTCGCCGAGCCGCCCACCCAGGAAGAAATCGATGAGTTGATTAAGTCTGGTATCTTAGACAAAAG TGGAGGCGGTGGGAGCGATGAGGATAATGAGGGAGAAATGGAGGTTGAAGAAACCACCGGTGAGGGTGGCCAAGTCTCACATGCATTAGAGGTGGCAAAAGCACTTGGCAGAGCTGAGAAGGTGACCAAATCAGGAAGCAAGTATGATGACATTACGGAAGGGTTGAAGGAACTTGACATGGATCATTATGACGACGAGGATGATGATG GCATTGATTTGTTCAGTGGTGGGTTTGGGGACCTTTACTACCCAAGTAACGATATGGATCCATATCTCAAGAAGGAAAAAGATGAT GATGAGGATTCTGAAGATAGTGAGGACATGACCATCAGACCAAATGACTCAGTCATAGTTTGTGCTCGCAATGAGGATGATATCAGTCAGCTCGAG ATTTGGCTATATACTGAAACAGAGGATGGTGAATCAGATGTTTATGTTCACCATGACATAATCATTTCAGCATTTCCCCTCTGCACGGCATGGCTTGACTGTCCTCTCAAAGGTGGAGACAGAG GAAATTTTATAGCTGTTGGTTTGATGGGGGAACCTACCATTGAGATATGGGATCTTGACATT ATTGATGAAGTGCAACCATGTGTGGTATTGGGCGGTATTGCTGAGAAGAAGAAAAAGAAAGGAAAAAAG ACCTCAATTAAATACAAAGAAGACAGTCACACAGATTCAGTTCTGGGGCTTGCTTGGAATAAAGAGTACAG AAATATACTGGCCAGTGCAAGTGCTGACAAACAAGTTAAAATTTGGGATGTGGCTACCGGAAAATGTAACATTACTATGGAGCATCATACAGACAAG GTTCAGGCGGTTGCGTGGAATCATTTTTCCCCTCAAGTTCTTCTCAGTGGATCTTTTGATCATTCAATAGTCCTG AAAGATGGAAGGGTACCAACACATTCCGGTTATAAGTGGACAGTGACAGCTGATGTAGAAAGCTTAGCATGGGATCCGCATACTGAGCATTCATTTGTG GTGAGTCTTGAAGATGGTACAGTACAAGGTTTTGATATTCGGGCTGCCACTTCTGCTCCTACTTCTGAATCTAAACCCAGTTTTACTCTTCATGCACACAACAAAGCTGTTTGTGGAATATCCTATAATCCTTTGGCACCTAAT CTTCTTGCAACCGGATCCACAGATAAAATG GTGAAGCTTTGGGATTTGTCAAATAATCAACCTTCATGCATTGCATCCATGAATCCTAAAGCA GGAGCTGTGTTTTCTATTTCTTTCTCCCAAGATAACCCCTTTTTGTTGGCCATGGGAGGCTCGAAAGGGAAATTGGAA GTATGGGATACATCATATGATGCTGCAGTTGCCCAAAGATTTGGAAAATACATCAAGAAGAGCAGACCCCAGTCTGCTGCTTGA
- the LOC101293310 gene encoding putative disease resistance protein RGA4-like: MAEGLVSALLEQLVSVVFEHTKEAVTLVLNAKKDVKKFSRHLTTIQAALEDAEQQQVMKASVRDWLDRLKDVSYEMDNLLDEWNTEILKQQVEKQLKEGEMNAVVTKKKVRFSVVSNLCCFGQVNKAIYYHKIASGIKDLNQDLALIVSETEEFGFLQSSVSTQENLNQPLQTSSFIDRSTIIGRKEVTSNLLSKLLGESGQEEKELRLIPIVGMGGIGKTTLAQLAYNNENVEKHFGKRIWVCVSDPFEELKIAKAIITGSGSNKTPNSDEMQDVLQCMSDSLKGNKVLIVLDDVWTEDRGKWANLKLPVIMQSCAKGSRLLVTTRSEGVARMMRATTHMIQVKKLSHEKCLALFNNIAYLGREEYEADRFRAIGEKIVRKCDGLPLAAVCLGALMQYKKTMGEWLEVLDSKIWDEVVVDQVFRPLLLSYYGLGPVVKRCLLYGAIFPKDYRFNKHTLIELWMSQDYLSGKDYKEKEKRGQHVFDTLVMRSFFQDVEVGERSRYDEQITTFCKMHDIVHDLVQFLNKNECFTIEPVKTNAIITKLTEEVRHLTLLFAPFDSPLSDLISAVNCKKLRTLATFDSSISCIESKDISQLKCVRTLILSSNDIKELPEEMGELVHLRYVDLSENKSLEKLPNSLCNLYNLRTLRLVRCKELKKLPENMGSLISLTHLHLEGSGVKYLPIGIGRLTSLQTLDVCSVYASDIVEVFGRLDRLQGSLTINILGDRENSSDAEEEKEYMCNKEKLLHLTLNFQDVDEEDDSGQRRRSSNAETVLRGLRPHENLATLSISGWKGITWPSWFKRLENLRFLSLTSCGECEHLPALGKLPILEEITIEGMLKVKTVGDEFLGIAETSSQQSSSTPSSSSCILFPKLEKLHFGNMDKLEHWEGVGGLEENSSEITMMPRLSSLQIHYCMELRNLPAFLRNRSALAIDLINCDTLRSDDLPAYCEIVRLGDEYYDEDDKETYFFQTTYSRLRGNTSTRILGHIW, translated from the exons ATGGCCGAGGGACTTGTCTCCGCGCTTCTGGAACAACTGGTTTCAGTAGTGTTCGAGCACACAAAAGAAGCTGTGACACTGGTTCTGAATGCAAAGAAAGATGTCAAGAAATTCAGTAGACATCTCACAACAATTCAAGCTGCGCTAGAGGATGCCGAGCAGCAGCAGGTTATGAAGGCTAGCGTGAGAGACTGGTTGGATCGGCTCAAAGATGTGTCGTACGAGATGGACAATTTGCTGGATGAGTGGAACACTGAAATTCTGAAACAACAAGTGGAGAAGCAACTTAAGGAAGGTGAAATGAATGCTGTTGTTACTAAGAAGAAGGTACGCTTCTCAGTTGTCTCCAACTTGTGCTGTTTTGGCCAAGTCAACAAGGCAATTTATTATCATAAAATTGCATCTGGGATAAAAGATCTCAATCAAGATTTAGCTTTGATTGTTTCTGAAACAGAAGAGTTTGGCTTTCTTCAATCCTCTGTTTCAACTCAGGAAAATCTAAATCAACCGCTGCAAACTTCATCATTTATCGATAGATCTACGATAATTGGTAGAAAAGAAGTAACCAGTAATCTTTTGAGCAAGTTGTTGGGGGAGAGTGGTCAAGAAGAGAAGGAGCTCCGTCTAATCCCTATTGTAGGGATGGGAGGGATAGGGAAAACAACTCTCGCCCAATTAGCTTATAATAATGAAAATGTTGAAAAACATTTTGGTAAGAGAATATGGGTTTGTGTCTCAGACCCTTTTGAGGAGTTGAAGATTGCCAAGGCCATTATTACTGGCAGTGGCAGTAATAAAACCCCAAACTCAGACGAAATGCAAGACGTCTTGCAATGTATGTCTGATTCTCTTAAGGGAAATAAGGTCCTCATTGTCCTGGATGATGTGTGGACAGAAGACCGAGGAAAGTGGGCAAATCTAAAATTACCAGTAATAATGCAGAGTTGTGCAAAAGGTAGTAGATTATTGGTGACGACGCGGAGTGAGGGAGTTGCTAGGATGATGAGAGCAACCACTCACATGATCCAAGTAAAGAAACTGAGTCATGAAAAGTGTTTGGCGTTGTTCAACAACATTGCATATTTGGGAAGGGAAGAATATGAGGCTGATAGATTTCGAGCTATAGGTGAGAAAATTGTGAGGAAGTGTGATGGCTTGCCGCTTGCTGCAGTATGTTTAGGTGCCCTCATGCAGTATAAAAAGACTATGGGAGAATGGCTAGAGGTTTTGGATAGTAAGATATGGGATGAAGTAGTTGTTGATCAAGTTTTTCGTCCACTTTTACTGAGCTATTATGGTTTGGGTCCAGTAGTCAAGCGTTGCCTTTTATACGGTGCCATATTTCCAAAAGATTATCGGTTTAACAAACACACTCTGATTGAGTTGTGGATGTCACAAGATTATCTTAGTGGAAAAGATTATAAAGAAAAGGAAAAAAGAGGTCAACATGTTTTTGATACCTTAGTAATGCGATCATTTTTTCAGGATGTTGAGGTAGGCGAACGGTCTAGATATGATGAGCAGATTACTACATTCTGTAAAATGCATGATATTGTACATGACCTTGTTCAATTCCTCAATAAAAATGAATGCTTTACAATAGAGCCTGTAAAAACAAATGCAATAATAACGAAACTAACTGAGGAGGTCCGTCATTTGACGTTATTGTTTGCACCCTTTGATTCTCCACTTTCGGATTTGATTTCAGCTGTGAATTGCAAGAAGTTACGTACTCTTGCCACTTTTGATTCAAGTATTAGTTGCATAGAATCAAAGGACATTTCACAGTTGAAATGTGTGAGGACGTTAATTTTGAGCTCTAACGACATTAAAGAGCTCCCAGAGGAGATGGGTGAGCTAGTACATCTGAGGTACGTTGATTTGTCTGAAAATAAGAGTTTGGAGAAACTACCAAACAGTCTATGCAACTTGTACAATTTGCGAACCTTGCGCCTTGTTAGGTGCAAGGAGCTTAAGAAACTGCCAGAAAATATGGGAAGCTTAATTAGTTTAACACATCTTCATCTTGAGGGTTCTGGGGTGAAGTACTTGCCAATAGGTATCGGGAGATTAACAAGTCTGCAAACACTAGACGTGTGTTCTGTTTATGCTAGTGACATTGTTGAAGTTTTTGGAAGATTGGACAGGCTTCAAGGTAGTCTCACCATAAACATTTTGGGAGATCGGGAGAATTCAAGTGATGCGGAGGAGGAGAAGGAGTACATGTGCAATAAAGAAAAGCTTCTTCATTTGACCTTAAACTTTCAGGATGTGGACGAGGAGGACGACAGTGGCCAGAGAAGGAGATCAAGCAATGCAGAAACAGTACTGAGGGGGTTGCGACCACATGAAAATCTGGCAACTCTGAGCATTAGTGGGTGGAAAGGCATCACCTGGCCCAGTTGGTTTAAGCGGCTAGAGAATTTGAGATTCCTCAGTCTGACGAGTTGTGGTGAGTGTGAACATTTGCCTGCTCTTGGGAAATTGCCGATCCTTGAAGAAATAACAATAGAGGGGATGCTGAAAGTGAAGACGGTTGGAGATGAATTTTTGGGAATAGCAGAGACCTCTAGTCAGCAATCTTCATCAACACCATCCTCATCCTCGTGTATTCTTTTCCCAAAACTGGAGAAACTCCACTTTGGAAACATGGACAAGTTGGAGCATTGGGAAGGAGTTGGAGGGTTGGAAGAAAACAGTTCTGAAATTACAATGATGCCGCGCCTTTCATCACTTCAAATTCACTACTGCATGGAGCTCAGGAACTTGCCAGCCTTCTTGCGGAATAGATCAGCGCTAGCTATTGACCTTATAAACTGTGACACATTGAGGTCGGATGATCTCCCTGCGTATTGTGAAATCGTCCGGTTAGGTGATGAGTATTATGATGAGGATGACAAGGAAACTTACTTTTTTCAAACAACATACAGCCGATTGAGGGGAAATACCAGCACCAGAATTCTCGGTCACATTTGGT AG
- the LOC101293009 gene encoding pentatricopeptide repeat-containing protein At5g65560-like, giving the protein MNRFRYSSHNLYSLLSQPKSPLHPPTLPSQTLVSLDPSSIDFSNSNQFHTNSSCSSTIPSVSSTGSCPDSALASPFSIKFRSLHLYRGGYIDKGLLVNLYLVKHHCYGTSSSVNQCGFRNVGVNELRYFASHKQVRDILGMIRRKDNDLESKVRSMNVSLNLKMCSRFFEELNNQKRDALAVCDWIRYAHPSCRNDVHSMVIDNLGRLGNYDAMARVLSEFAKKKVRLVPLAFEFVSLSPLKEATVMKVVDVLKAVEEPTRGSGLCSLIKMFSAVGSFDMAELVMQLSERKATFYKIMVVEKCGKGDFEGAADLVEVMRKHGLKPEAKIYNYVLSTLCKHDKSAEAGALFEEMLASECAPDPITYEIFVCHSCKAGNFDLARKLLDRMNAQGIEPRVSMHGVILKGYFNLKRFEEAYEYVMACDRYICFPAICSTLARLYVKADNVIVAHNLLLELIDRGLRPDQSVYTNVFRRLIDTGRTALAEDLRSRLSSIGSKSTMGAG; this is encoded by the coding sequence ATGAACAGGTTCAGGTACTCTTCCCACAATCTCTACTCTTTATTATCACAACCCAAATCACCACTTCATCCTCCTACTTTGCCTTCCCAAACCCTAGTCTCACTTGATCCCTCTTCCATTGATTTCTCGAATTCAAATCAATTTCACACAAATTCCTCTTGTAGTTCTACAATTCCGTCGGTTTCCTCAACTGGGTCGTGCCCAGATTCTGCTTTAGCGTCCCCATTTAGTATAAAGTTTCGATCTTTACATTTGTATAGGGGTGGTTATATTGATAAGGGCTTGTTGGTGAATCTTTACTTGGTTAAGCACCATTGTTATGGAACTTCAAGTTCCGTTAATCAATGTGGATTTAGGAATGTGGGTGTTAATGAGCTTAGATACTTTGCGAGTCATAAGCAAGTTCGTGACATTTTAGGTATGATTAGAAGGAAGGACAACGATTTAGAGTCAAAGGTTCGTTCAATGAATGTGAGTCTAAATCTTAAGATGTGTAGTCGGTTTTTTGAGGAGTTGAATAACCAGAAAAGAGATGCTTTGGCTGTGTGTGATTGGATTAGGTATGCACACCCCAGTTGTAGGAATGATGTTCATTCCATGGTTATTGATAACCTTGGGAGGTTGGGGAATTATGATGCCATGGCTCGCGTATTGAGTGAGTTTGCTAAAAAAAAAGTTCGTCTTGTCCCGTTGGCATTTGAGTTTGTATCCCTTTCGCCCTTGAAGGAGGCTACTGTGATGAAAGTAGTAGATGTATTGAAAGCAGTTGAGGAACCAACTCGAGGTTCTGGTTTGTGCTCTTTGATCAAGATGTTCAGTGCCGTGGGTTCATTTGATATGGCGGAGCTTGTGATGCAGCTATCGGAGAGAAAGGCAACTTTTTACAAAATAATGGTAGTAGAAAAATGTGGAAAAGGTGATTTTGAGGGAGCCGCTGATTTGGTTGAGGTAATGAGGAAACATGGTCTCAAACCAGAAGCCAAAATTTACAATTATGTGTTAAGTACCTTATGTAAGCATGATAAATCTGCTGAAGCTGGTGCATTGTTTGAGGAAATGCTGGCAAGCGAGTGTGCTCCTGATCCTATTACTTATGAAATATTTGTTTGTCACTCATGTAAAGCCGGAAACTTTGATTTGGCTAGAAAGTTACTCGATAGAATGAATGCGCAAGGCATTGAACCTCGAGTTTCAATGCATGGTGTCATTCTCAAGGGTTATTTTAATTTGAAGAGATTTGAAGAAGCATATGAATATGTCATGGCATGTGATAGATACATCTGCTTTCCAGCGATTTGCAGCACTCTAGCAAGGCTTTATGTCAAAGCAGACAATGTCATCGTTGCCCATAATCTTCTCTTGGAATTGATTGATAGGGGACTTAGACCAGATCAGTCAGTGTATACAAATGTTTTCAGGCGGCTCATCGATACAGGAAGGACTGCTTTGGCTGAAGATTTGAGAAGTCGGCTGTCTAGTATTGGATCAAAATCAACTATGGGAGCTGGATAA
- the LOC101310219 gene encoding uncharacterized protein LOC101310219 has product MAELHRSEIGQHSQDISSSLILDHGSISFGRFAAESLAWEKWSVFQHNRCQEELEMYKSNGLVAQKKAYFEEYYKRVRPLKALQSEHQETAHVGACADVQVNSVELENGSSSNDMSKEEKSTNGTVDEAGQANKESLNDCDGFSDNFTVRDEVGNTLSDADREKSSHQASVSATPLVAGSSWVAKQDSHVSAPVKLNINEQKKLAPVSMAKATGASAQNKSKLDCTSTKDAVKASAKSKPLPLNQINGKRDNILLPSKSNTMATDGRNSSQVSSRKKRTEVCSSAAVLHPSSTRIRMVPSSPSGRSDQRNTNTNGKDLTDSLRRTQPAQAVQNPSREKPISSGLKDKALEKRTCAGVSRKPSELSSQQMRPKVCRSENQRPNSMLPNIARNRLIRDTEASCGHKNYGKERKDKEGGEGSNSTFRRDTKSSYNLSSSIQKNLKPVHKTTESRSGSLKYTLKGTKV; this is encoded by the exons ATGGCTGAATTGCACCGGTCTGAGATAGGTCAACACTCTCAG GATATATCTAGCTCTTTAATTCTGGATCACGGTTCGATATCGTTTGGGAGATTTGCTGCCGAGTCGCTTGCTTGGGAGAAATGGTCTGTTTTTCAGCACAACCGATGTCAGGAGGAGCTCGAAATGTACAAGTCTAATGGTTTGGTGGCTCAAAAGAAGGCTTACTTTGAGGAGTATTATAAGAGAGTTAGACCTCTCAAGGCATTGCAATCCGAGCATCAAGAAACCGCCCATGTTGGTGCTTGTGCGGATGTGCAGGTCAATTCCGTGGAACTAGAAAATGGCAGTTCTAGTAATGATATGTCGAAAGAGGAAAAGTCAACAAATGGTACAGTGGATGAAGCAGGACAAGCTAACAAAGAGTCATTGAATGATTGCGATGGCTTTAGTGATAATTTTACCGTCAGAGATGAAGTCGGTAATACTTTATCTGATGCTGACCGAGAGAAATCTTCACATCAGGCTTCCGTATCAGCCACTCCGCTGGTCGCTGGAAGCTCTTGGGTTGCCAAGCAAGACAGCCATGTCTCTGCGCCTGTGAAGCTGAATATTAATGAGCAAAAGAAACTAGCTCCTGTTTCAATGGCAAAG GCTACTGGTGCTTCAGCTCAAAACAAATCAAAGTTGGATTGCACTAGTACTAAAGATGCAGTCAAGGCATCAGCTAAGTCAAAACCACTTCCACTCAATCAAATTAATGGAAAAAGGGATAACATTCTTCTTCCTAGCAAAAGCAACACTATGGCTACAGATGGTAGAAATTCCAGCCAAGTGTCCTCCCGTAAAAAACGTACTGAAGTATGCTCCAGTGCTGCTGTCCTACATCCTTCGTCAACAAGAATCAGGATGGTTCCATCATCTCCTAGTGGTAGAAGTGATCAAAGAAACACAAATACGAATGGCAAAGATTTGACGGACAGCTTACGAAGAACTCAACCTGCACAAGCTGTTCAG AATCCTTCGAGAGAGAAGCCAATTAGCAGTGGTTTGAAGGACAAGGCTCTAGAGAAACG GACCTGTGCTGGAGTTTCTAGAAAGCCTTCAGAGTTGAGCAGTCAACAGATGCGTCCAAAAGTCTGCCGATCTGAGAACCAGAGACCAAATTCCAT GTTGCCAAATATTGCCCGAAATAGATTGATCCGAGATACTGAAGCTAGCTGTGGGCACAAGAATTATGGAAAAGAAAGAAAGGACAAAGAG GGAGGAGAGGGAAGTAACAGTACATTTAGAAGAGATACAAAGTCGTCCTATAATCTGTCATCGAGTATCCAGAAGAATTTAAAGCCGGTGCATAAG ACTACAGAATCACGGTCCGGAAGCCTCAAATATACTTTGAAAGGAACCAAG GTTTAA